A window of the Flavobacterium lindanitolerans genome harbors these coding sequences:
- the rpsA gene encoding 30S ribosomal protein S1 — MSEQTKAQAEFLENFNWHNFQEGIDAVDEKNLKEFEELVEKTFISTDQEEVVEGVVVRITDRDAIVDINAKSEGVISLNEFRYNPNLKVGDKVEVLIDVREDKTGQLVLSHRKARTIKAWDRVIAANETGEIVNGFVKCRTKGGMIVDVFGIEAFLPGSQIDVKPIRDYDQYVNKMMEFKVVKINHEFKNVVVSHKALIEADIEVQKKEIIGQLEKGQVLEGVVKNITSYGVFIDLGGVDGLIHITDLSWSRINHPSEVLELDQKLNVVILDFDDEKTRIQLGLKQLNAHPWDALDANLKVGDKVKGKVVVIADYGAFIEVAEGVEGLIHVSEMSWSTHLRSAQDFVKVGDEVEAVILTLDREDRKMSLGIKQLTQDPWTDITAKYPVGSKHTGIVRNFTNFGVFVELEEGIDGLIYISDLSWTKKIKHPSEFVSVGEKLDVVVLELDVEGRKLSLGHKQTTANPWDKYEDSFAVGTIHTGEISEIVDKGATVEFGDDIVAFIPTRHLEKEDGKKLKKGETADFKVIEFNKEFKRVVASHTAIFREEEEKNVKAASENTTMSSSNATASTLGDNNDILAELKAKMEKGGN, encoded by the coding sequence ATGTCTGAACAAACAAAAGCACAAGCGGAATTTTTAGAGAACTTTAACTGGCACAACTTCCAAGAAGGTATTGATGCTGTTGACGAAAAAAACCTGAAAGAATTCGAAGAGTTAGTTGAAAAAACTTTTATCTCTACAGATCAGGAAGAAGTAGTTGAAGGTGTTGTAGTTAGAATCACTGACAGAGATGCTATCGTTGATATCAACGCTAAATCTGAAGGTGTTATTTCTTTAAACGAATTCCGTTACAATCCAAACTTAAAAGTAGGAGACAAAGTAGAAGTATTAATTGACGTTCGTGAGGACAAAACAGGTCAGTTGGTTCTTTCTCACAGAAAAGCTCGTACTATCAAAGCTTGGGATAGAGTTATTGCAGCTAATGAAACAGGTGAAATCGTTAACGGTTTCGTTAAATGCAGAACTAAAGGTGGTATGATCGTTGACGTATTCGGAATCGAGGCTTTCTTGCCAGGTTCTCAAATCGACGTGAAGCCAATCAGAGATTACGATCAGTATGTAAACAAAATGATGGAATTCAAAGTTGTGAAAATCAACCATGAGTTCAAAAACGTTGTTGTTTCTCATAAAGCGCTTATCGAAGCTGATATCGAAGTACAGAAAAAAGAAATTATCGGTCAATTAGAAAAAGGACAAGTATTAGAAGGTGTTGTTAAAAACATTACTTCTTATGGTGTGTTCATTGACCTTGGAGGTGTTGACGGATTGATCCACATTACTGACCTTTCTTGGTCAAGAATCAACCACCCAAGCGAAGTTCTTGAATTAGACCAAAAACTAAACGTTGTTATCCTTGATTTCGATGATGAGAAAACAAGAATCCAACTTGGTTTGAAACAATTAAACGCTCACCCATGGGATGCACTTGATGCTAACCTGAAAGTAGGTGACAAAGTGAAAGGTAAAGTTGTAGTTATCGCTGACTACGGTGCTTTCATCGAAGTTGCTGAAGGTGTTGAAGGCCTAATCCACGTTTCTGAAATGTCTTGGTCAACTCACTTGAGAAGTGCTCAGGATTTCGTAAAAGTTGGTGACGAAGTTGAAGCTGTTATCTTGACTTTGGATAGAGAAGATCGTAAGATGTCTCTTGGTATCAAGCAATTGACTCAAGATCCATGGACTGATATCACTGCTAAATACCCTGTAGGTTCTAAACACACAGGTATCGTTAGAAACTTTACAAATTTTGGTGTTTTCGTAGAATTGGAAGAAGGAATCGATGGATTAATCTACATTTCTGATCTTTCCTGGACTAAGAAAATCAAGCACCCATCTGAATTCGTAAGCGTTGGTGAAAAACTTGACGTAGTAGTATTAGAGTTGGATGTTGAAGGACGTAAATTATCTTTAGGTCACAAACAGACTACTGCTAACCCTTGGGATAAATACGAAGATTCATTCGCTGTTGGAACTATCCACACTGGAGAAATCTCTGAAATCGTTGACAAAGGAGCTACTGTAGAATTCGGTGATGATATCGTTGCTTTCATCCCAACCCGTCACCTTGAAAAAGAGGACGGTAAGAAATTGAAAAAAGGTGAAACAGCTGATTTCAAAGTGATCGAGTTCAACAAAGAATTCAAAAGAGTAGTTGCTTCTCACACTGCTATCTTCCGTGAAGAAGAAGAGAAAAACGTGAAAGCTGCTTCTGAGAATACTACAATGTCTTCAAGTAATGCTACTGCATCTACTTTAGGAGATAACAATGATATTCTTGCTGAATTGAAAGCTAAAATGGAAAAAGGAGGGAACTAA
- a CDS encoding fasciclin domain-containing protein: MKTNKNLAIILFALLLSVASFAQKNQKRANMNVVNPKFDATKNIIDNLTASQNYSSLAKVFKAAEFEQMLREEGPYTILAPSNDVISRSSENLEFMTDPKNIHRTKDIAAYYMIPGKWYASDFGKLIRMSKGRGEIKTADGDILIITLENSIIYLTDAKGNKAKLVFTDAIQSNGIIHGIDKTFSPN; encoded by the coding sequence ATGAAGACTAATAAAAATCTGGCAATTATTCTTTTTGCATTATTGTTAAGCGTTGCATCATTTGCCCAAAAGAACCAAAAAAGGGCAAATATGAATGTCGTTAACCCAAAGTTTGACGCAACTAAAAATATTATCGATAACCTTACGGCTTCGCAGAATTATTCTTCTTTAGCAAAGGTTTTTAAAGCTGCAGAGTTTGAGCAAATGCTGCGCGAAGAAGGACCTTATACCATTTTGGCACCTAGCAATGATGTCATCAGCAGGTCTTCAGAAAATTTAGAATTCATGACCGATCCAAAAAATATTCACCGTACTAAAGATATTGCGGCTTACTATATGATTCCGGGTAAGTGGTATGCTTCAGATTTCGGGAAATTAATTCGAATGAGTAAAGGAAGAGGTGAAATCAAAACGGCTGATGGTGATATTCTTATCATTACTCTTGAAAACAGTATTATCTATTTGACAGATGCTAAAGGAAATAAGGCAAAACTGGTGTTCACAGATGCTATCCAAAGCAATGGAATTATTCACGGTATTGACAAAACTTTTTCTCCTAACTAA